A single region of the Brachypodium distachyon strain Bd21 chromosome 3, Brachypodium_distachyon_v3.0, whole genome shotgun sequence genome encodes:
- the LOC100831968 gene encoding BTB/POZ and MATH domain-containing protein 1, translating into MVDSGSVQFKIDYRTIQTFASDDRYILEESICVGEHRFSASCYPQECSEDGEFEYLSIDLSLRSTSEVTSPVFEALVVGKDGAPSPALAKRKRGTASDFNGLIDGVWKSWCWLDFSKGGDDDMESLWAANGRMITISCGFSVPLENPITVPASDIGDHLRGLLDCADGSDVSFSVGGETFRAHRAVLAARSPVFKAELFGAMAEARMPCITLHDVEPATFKALLCFIYTDALPRDSGELVGDPVDVFQHLLAAADRYALDRLKLLCAHKLWDNVTTDRVADILACAETYNCRELKDCCMDFFVTEQNFKHATLTEGFVRLGQKCPTIIAELRKKARI; encoded by the coding sequence ATGGTGGACTCCGGTTCCGTCCAGTTCAAAATTGACTACCGGACAATCCAGACTTTTGCCTCCGACGATCGGTACATCCTCGAGGAATCCATTTGCGTCGGGGAGCACCGGTTCTCGGCATCTTGCTATCCGCAGGAGTGCTCGGAGGACGGCGAGTTTGAGTACCTCTCTATAGACCTATCACTGCGCAGCACATCCGAAGTCACCAGTCCTGTGTTCGAGGCCTTGGTGGTGGGCAAAGACGGCGCACCATCTCCGGCCCTTGCAAAGAGGAAAAGGGGGACGGCGAGCGACTTTAATGGCTTGATCGACGGAGTCTGGAAGAGCTGGTGTTGGCTTGATTTCTCGAAGGGAGGTGATGATGATATGGAGTCACTCTGGGCGGCAAATGGCCGCATGATCACGATTTCCTGCGGGTTCTCCGTTCCGCTCGAAAACCCTATAACCGTGCCGGCCTCGGATATTGGCGACCATCTGCGAGGCTTGCTGGACTGTGCCGACGGTTCGGATGTCTCCTTCTCTGTCGGTGGCGAGACGTTCCGTGCTCACCGGGCCGTGCTCGCCGCCCGGTCGCCGGTGTTCAAAGCGGAGCTCTTCGGCGCCATGGCAGAGGCTCGAATGCCATGCATCACACTGCATGACGTCGAGCCGGCAACATTCAAAGCTCTGTTGTGCTTCATCTACACGGATGCCTTGCCGAGAGACAGCGGAGAACTCGTCGGTGACCCTGTTGATGTGTTTCAGCATCTGCTTGCCGCAGCCGATCGGTACGCACTCGACAGGCTGAAGCTCCTTTGTGCCCACAAGTTATGGGACAACGTAACCACCGACAGAGTTGCAGATATTTTAGCGTGTGCCGAGACGTACAATTGCCGAGAGCTGAAGGACTGCTGCATGGACTTCTTTGTGACCGAGCAGAACTTCAAGCATGCTACGTTGACAGAGGGCTTTGTAAGGCTGGGGCAGAAGTGTCCTACCATTATCGCGGAGCTGAGAAAGAAAGCTAGGATATAG
- the LOC100822247 gene encoding nitrate regulatory gene2 protein, which translates to MGCAASRLEDEEAVKMCRDRRDFIKQALEQRNRFATSHIAYIESLKRVSKALQRFVAGDDIHELIFDPLISPVKQQKPEMLGLPYGSYEKRTVHVAKYLRSESNPSVSVEEAPRPVETVRIESHYPMDSYGGTDRFYATNSSPMRPSAYYTSYDRPSYLPPSPREPVRNSSYYMPPYERPSYTSPSPQEPMGTSYYTSHDRPIYTSASPQEPTRTSYYTPYDRTSYMSPSPQEPMRTSYYSSHDRPRYPPPSPQEPESSQWDSFWNPFSSLDSYPYPRPRSSYDNVVTDDELARLQRVREEEGIPELEEEDDECQEPEQMQNKQEEEQEQESDEDDDEEEDEDEECEHSDDQRCMASMEGARPGNSEVNVKQETKGFQSKGIQCAEVLEPRNAVDVEIKTRKKEPTRNKVANPEETPAGYTVYVNRRPASLVEAMEHIDSQFLGICNAAQEVSRMLEASRAQYTASSDLSVKMLNPVALLRSASTRSSSSRFLLASSNSIDDLFDNDTSSCYSEESCSTMSGSHHSTLDRLYTWEKKLYKEVKVGERLRIEYEKRMTHLRNQDVRGEEPSSVDKTRAALRSLQTRMKVSIHTVQSISRRIEVLRDEELHPQLLELIQGLSRMWRAMAERHKAQKSTIDDAKLLFLHHQQRASSAVALVPPTAESTAPPPPAAVALELEVRAWRGALDTWLSAQRAYARALASWARRCLGAPGAATAVAAPPRPPAAFVACMEWGRAAEAASEARAMDALDFFVAGVGSVCAGAAMGGVGVEGGMAGRVLCAGTAAVTGALAELAAASADAYDAAAAAASAPEGSAAQPPQR; encoded by the exons ATGGGATGTGCTGCTTCCAGGTTAGAAGATGAGGAGGCTGTCAAGATGTGCCGGGACAGGAGggacttcatcaagcaagcACTGGAGCAGCGCAACCGTTTTGCAACATCGCACATCGCCTACATCGAGTCCTTGAAACGTGTTTCGAAGGCCCTGCAGCGGTTCGTTGCTGGAGATGATATCCATGAGTTGATCTTTGATCCATTAATTTCTCCAGTCAAGCAGCAGAAGCCAGAGATGCTCGGCCTTCCTTACGGTTCATATGAGAAGAGGACAGTGCATGTTGCAAAGTACTTGAGGTCAGAATCAAACCCATCCGTGTCAGTGGAAGAGGCTCCAAGGCCTGTGGAAACAGTCCGTATCGAGTCGCATTACCCCATGGATAGCTATGGTGGCACGGATAGATTTTATGCGACGAATTCCTCGCCGATGAGGCCGTCTGCTTACTACACATCTTATGACAGGCCAAGCTACCTACCTCCATCACCCCGGGAACCAGTGAGGAACTCTTCTTATTATATGCCACCTTATGAAAGGCCAAGTTACACATCTCCTTCACCCCAGGAGCCAATGGGGACATCTTATTACACATCTCATGACAGGCCAATCTACACATCTGCTTCACCCCAGGAACCAACAAGGACATCTTATTACACACCTTATGACAGGACAAGCTACATGTCTCCTTCACCCCAGGAACCAATGAGAACTTCTTATTATTCGTCTCATGACAGGCCAAGGTACCCACCTCCGTCACCACAGGAACCGGAATCATCACAGTGGGACTCCTTCTGGAACCCATTCTCGTCGCTGGACAGCTATCCGTATCCGCGCCCTCGGAGTAGCTATGACAATGTGGTCACTGACGATGAATTGGCACGGTTACAACGGgtgagagaggaggaaggaatcCCAGAACTCgaagaggaagatgatgaGTGTCAAGAACCTGAGCAAATGCAGAACAAAcaagaggaggagcaagaACAAGAATCTGACGAGGAcgatgatgaggaagaagacgaagacgaggaaTGTGAGCATTCAGATGATCAAAGATGCATGGCCTCTATGGAGGGTGCTCGCCCAGGGAATTCCGAAGTCAATGTAAAGCAAGAAACAAAGGGATTTCAATCCAAAGGTATTCAGTGCGCAGAAGTACTTGAACCCCGTAACGCAGTGGATGTTGAGATCAAGACACGTAAGAAAGAACCGACGAGGAACAAAGTAGCAAATCCAGAAGAAACACCAGCTGGTTATACTGTCTATGTAAACCGAAGGCCAGCAAGTCTGGTCGAGGCCATGGAACACATTGACAGTCAGTTCTTGGGTATTTGCAATGCTGCTCAGGAAGTCTCGCGGATGTTGGAGGCAAGTAGAGCTCAATACACAGCCTCAAGCGATCTTTCTG TAAAGATGCTAAACCCAGTTGCACTTTTGCGCTCTGCATCAACCCGGTCATCATCTTCCCGGTTCCTTCTTGCTTCCTCTAACTCAATAGATGATCTCTTTGACAATGACACAAGCAGCTGTTACTCTGAAGAATCTTGCAGCACAATGTCTGGAAGTCACCACTCCACTCTGGATAGATTGTATACATGGGAGAAGAAATTATACAAAGAAGTAAAG GTGGGTGAGCGGTTAAGAATAGAGTACGAGAAGAGGATGACACATTTGAGGAACCAGGATGTGAGAGGGGAGGAGCCTTCCTCTGTCGACAAGACTCGTGCAGCATTGAGAAGCCTACAGACTCGGATGAAGGTGTCAATACACACTGTTCAGTCAATCTCAAGAAGGATTGAAGTTCTAAGAGACGAGGAATTGCATCCTCAACTTTTGGAACTGATCCAAGG GCTTTCCCGGATGTGGCGAGCCATGGCAGAGCGGCACAAGGCACAGAAGAGCACCATCGACGACGCcaagctcctcttcctccaccacCAACAACGCGCATCCTCCGCCGTGGCTCTCGTCCCTCCTACTGCGGAAtcaacggcgccgccgcctccggcggcCGTGGCGCTCGAGCTCGAGGTCCGGGCCTGGCGGGGGGCGCTGGACACGTGGTTGTCGGCGCAGCGCGCCTACGCGCGCGCCCTGGCCTCGTGGGCGCGCCGGTGCCTGGGCGCTCCGGGCGCGGCcaccgcggtggcggcgccgccgcggccgccggcggcgttCGTGGCGTGCATGGAGTGGGgccgcgcggcggaggcggcgtcggaggCGCGGGCGATGGACGCGCTGGACTTCTTCGTGGCGGGCGTCGGGTCGGTGTGCGCGGGCGCCGCCATGGGAGGCGTGGGCGTGGAGGGCGGCATGGCGGGGCGCGTGCTCTGCGCCGGCACGGCCGCCGTCACCGGCGCCCTGGCCGAGCtcgcggcggcatcggcggACGCctacgacgccgccgccgccgccgcgtcggcgccggaggggAGCGCGGCACAACCGCCGCAGCgctag